The following coding sequences are from one bacterium SCSIO 12741 window:
- a CDS encoding TolC family protein, which translates to MKRYLSLALGLALSVTGWSQAEKETKSSFSLKEAQDFAVENSYFTRSARMDVTKSEQRVKEITGIGLPQVNGKVDYNYFIEIPTSVVPANSFDPTAPADQFVELEFGTKQNMTAGVSVNQIIFDGSYLVGLKASKTYRELAYASKDKTDVEIQRDVTKAYGFVLIAEENYKLVQENAKKLEQLVEENTAMYEAGFMEEKDLDQIKILLLQNENILIQTDNQRKVALDMLKFAMGKPIAEPLELTDNLDDIKEPFLDKEANLQSKFMMEKHVDFRRALVNLEASELTLSNEKVANYPTLYGFLNYDYQAFGSDFNFFSGGKWYPSSIVGLQLKVPIFSGGQRHMKIQQAKVGLEQANLQMEQTEENLKLDVANKRNSYEAAMNKLENASKNLDLARKIQDQTRVKYSEGISSSVELTQTENQFLQSQMNYVGVVYEVIEAKADLDYALGNYNK; encoded by the coding sequence ATGAAACGCTATTTATCACTGGCTCTTGGGCTGGCCCTCTCGGTTACCGGATGGTCTCAGGCCGAAAAGGAGACGAAGTCTTCTTTTAGTCTGAAAGAGGCTCAGGATTTTGCAGTGGAAAACTCTTACTTCACACGAAGTGCCCGGATGGACGTGACAAAATCCGAACAACGGGTAAAGGAAATTACCGGAATCGGCTTGCCCCAGGTTAACGGTAAAGTGGATTACAACTATTTTATTGAGATCCCTACAAGTGTGGTTCCGGCCAATTCATTTGACCCTACCGCACCTGCAGACCAGTTCGTAGAGCTGGAATTTGGGACCAAACAAAACATGACAGCTGGTGTCTCTGTAAACCAGATTATTTTCGATGGTTCTTACTTAGTTGGCTTAAAAGCTTCCAAAACCTACAGGGAATTGGCCTATGCCAGTAAGGACAAAACCGATGTAGAAATTCAACGTGATGTAACTAAGGCCTACGGGTTCGTACTGATCGCTGAAGAAAACTATAAGTTGGTTCAAGAAAACGCCAAGAAGCTGGAGCAGTTGGTAGAAGAAAATACGGCTATGTATGAAGCCGGATTTATGGAGGAGAAGGATTTAGATCAAATCAAAATTCTTTTACTCCAGAACGAGAACATCCTTATCCAGACGGACAATCAACGCAAAGTTGCTTTAGACATGCTCAAATTTGCTATGGGTAAGCCCATCGCAGAACCGCTGGAGTTGACTGATAATCTGGATGATATCAAAGAGCCTTTTTTGGACAAGGAAGCCAATTTGCAATCCAAGTTTATGATGGAGAAGCATGTGGATTTTCGCAGAGCATTGGTAAATCTGGAGGCCTCTGAGCTAACCTTGAGTAATGAAAAGGTGGCCAACTATCCTACTCTTTATGGTTTCTTGAATTACGATTATCAAGCCTTTGGATCAGATTTTAACTTCTTTTCCGGCGGTAAATGGTATCCATCTTCCATTGTTGGTTTGCAATTGAAAGTACCGATCTTTTCAGGAGGTCAGCGTCACATGAAAATTCAACAGGCCAAAGTAGGGCTGGAGCAAGCTAACTTGCAAATGGAACAGACCGAGGAGAACTTGAAATTGGACGTGGCCAATAAGCGAAACAGTTATGAGGCAGCCATGAACAAGTTGGAAAACGCTTCTAAAAATTTGGACCTGGCTCGCAAAATTCAGGACCAAACCCGGGTTAAGTATTCCGAAGGGATTTCTTCCAGTGTAGAACTAACCCAAACAGAAAATCAGTTTTTACAAAGTCAAATGAACTACGTGGGAGTGGTTTACGAGGTAATTGAAGCAAAAGCAGACCTCGACTACGCTCTCGGGAATTACAATAAATAA